The sequence GGCCTATCCTGTGGTAAAAACAAAACAAGGGTTGCCTAAAGTATTTGAGACACTGACACAGCCATCCAAAATGATCTTACTGGATGGTAAAACAGTTGAATTACACAGAAAAGCGATCATTAATGAATGGCTTCAATCATTGGAACGATAAAGATGTTGCAAGATGTAAAGCGATTGAAACATTCATTATTGCCTGGAGGGTTCATCTCTCTTTTATTACTGGGGTTTGCTTTCTTACTATTTTTCATATTTTTTCTCTCGCAAGAGGATACTAGTGTAATAGAGCTTGACAGTAGAGTCTTTTCTCTGTTACAGTTCACACTTTACCAGGCTTTTTTATCTACACTTTTATCACTATTGGTAGGGCTCTCTTTAGCCTGGAGTCTGGCTCACCAGTCAAATTTTAAAGGGCGTTCCCTCCTGGTGGCACTCTTCTCCTCTTCCTTGGTCTTGCCGACGCTGATTGTTGTCTTTGGACTGATAGCTGTACTTGGACGTAACGGATGGGTCAATCAACTGAGTCTCTATCTATTTGATCAATCTTTTGGCGCTTATCTGTATGGATTAACGGGTATCCTGGTAGCACATGTTTATTTGAATGCTTCTTTTGCTTCACGATCTTTGCTGCATGTTTTTGAATCGATTCCCAAAGAGAAGTATAAACTTGCAAAAAGTTTGAACTTTACAACATTTCAACGGTTTATCTATGTAGAGTGGCCGGCTATACGAACGACACTCTTAAGCATTGCATCGACCATATTCCTTTTATGCTTTACCTCATTTGCCATTGTACTTGTACTTGGTGGTTCACCTGCCTATAACACTTTGGAAGTGGCGATCTATGAGGCAGTGAAACTTGAATTTGATATTACTATGGCATTAAAACTGGCATTGATACAACTTGCAGTGACTACGTTTCTGGTACTCTTTTCATCGAACTTCAGAACCAATATTGGCAATGTAAGAACAGGTACACTACACATACCATGGTCTGAGTCCAAACATGTCAAACGATTTCAGGTAGCCATTATCACTCTGTTCTCCCTGTTTTTTACCTTACCCCTGTTGGCTATCATCGTTGATGGGTTGGGTGCAGAATTTAAAAGGATTCTCGCAGAACCTCTTTTTATCAAATCATTTTTTACCAGTATGGGGCTCGCAACAGTGTCAAGTATATTGACCGTACTCTTTGCCCTCTTTTTAAGTGATACAAAAAGAAATTTTACCTTGAAACACCGTTTACCTTATAACACTTTCTCAAAAGTCCTGAACACGATCGTTTCCTTCTCTGGAAATCTCTACCTAGCCATTCCGTCATTGATCATGGGGCTGGGATTTTTCCTTTTATCACAAACCTATGAAGCCCCTATAGCTGTCTGGTCAACCCTGGCACTTCTTACTGCAAATGTATTGATGTCATTGCCTTTTGCCTTGGCCGTTTTAGCACCGGTGATGCAAAAGACAGGCCAAAGATATGACAAGCTTGTCTTTTCGTTAAACTTGACTCCATTGCAAAGGTGGGTCTATTGTGAATATCCCTATTTGAAGTCATCTATCGGCTATGTTTTTGCCTTGTCTTTTTGTTTTTCATTAGGGGATTTAGGTATCATTGCATTGTTTGGATCCGATGATTTTTTAACCTTACCCTGGTATTTGTATCAGCTTATGGGTTCTTACCGTACCAGTGATGCTGCCGGGGTTGCTTTGATACTCTTGGCTATCACACTGTGTGTATTTGTTTTGTTACCAAGACTATTTAGGAGAAGCGTTGCTAAAGATAACTGATGTAAAATTCCAGTATAAAAATGCTGATGATATTTATACGTATTCCATGTCTGTGAAGCCCAAAGAGATTGTAGCGATACTGGGTCAAAGCGGGAGTGGGAAATCCACATTGCTTGACCTTTTGGCAGGATTCTTGCCTGCAAAAAGCGGTAGCATCATGCTGGATGAAAATGAGTTGATCGATCAGACTGTTGAAGCAAGGCCTATCAGCATCTTATTTCAAAATCATAACCTCTTTGAACACTTAACGGTACAAAAAAATATACTTTTAGGTATCAGCAAAACACTTAAAAGCACGCATGAAGAGTTAGAAAAAGTAAAAACAATACTCAAAGAAGTGGGGCTTGAAAAATATGAGCATACCCTTGTCTCATCACTTTCAGGCGGGCAACAACAGCGTGTTGCGCTTGCACGGGTGCTGTTAAGAGATGCACCTATACTACTTCTGGATGAACCCTTTACCGGCTTGGATGCCCATACAAGAACAGAGATGCTTGATCTGGTCAAAAAGATCACAGATGAAAACCATTTACACACCATCATGATCACACATGAGATAGAAGATTGTGAACGTATTGCCAATAGGGTGTATAAAATAGAGAATCAAAAGCTTGTGGAACAATGATAGATCAACTGAAACAATACACACTTTTTGAAAACAGAACGATAGACTCATTTGAACTGATGGAGATGCAGGGCTACTGTAACGAAAACTATCTGATCCACAGCGAAGAAAAAAAATATATTTTACGCAAGTTCATCCGGACAGATGTAGACAGAAAATTTGAATTTGCAGTACAAACATTGGCATTTGAAAAAGGTGTAGCATCAGAGCCTTTGCTTCTGGATGAAGAGAATGTATTGGCAATATCAGCATATGTAGAGGGTATACATAAAGAGAGTTTAGAGAAAAACGATCTACATCAGTTCGCAGAAGTCTTGAAAAAGGTCCATACGTTAAAAATAGACAGCGACCCTCTGGTGCTAGAACCACTGTTCGAGACAAAATCAAAAGCAGTGCAGGAGGCTTTCGTAACTTTAGGGAATTTCCCATCTGAATATGTATTG is a genomic window of Sulfurovum sp. XGS-02 containing:
- a CDS encoding ABC transporter permease subunit; its protein translation is MASIIGTIKMLQDVKRLKHSLLPGGFISLLLLGFAFLLFFIFFLSQEDTSVIELDSRVFSLLQFTLYQAFLSTLLSLLVGLSLAWSLAHQSNFKGRSLLVALFSSSLVLPTLIVVFGLIAVLGRNGWVNQLSLYLFDQSFGAYLYGLTGILVAHVYLNASFASRSLLHVFESIPKEKYKLAKSLNFTTFQRFIYVEWPAIRTTLLSIASTIFLLCFTSFAIVLVLGGSPAYNTLEVAIYEAVKLEFDITMALKLALIQLAVTTFLVLFSSNFRTNIGNVRTGTLHIPWSESKHVKRFQVAIITLFSLFFTLPLLAIIVDGLGAEFKRILAEPLFIKSFFTSMGLATVSSILTVLFALFLSDTKRNFTLKHRLPYNTFSKVLNTIVSFSGNLYLAIPSLIMGLGFFLLSQTYEAPIAVWSTLALLTANVLMSLPFALAVLAPVMQKTGQRYDKLVFSLNLTPLQRWVYCEYPYLKSSIGYVFALSFCFSLGDLGIIALFGSDDFLTLPWYLYQLMGSYRTSDAAGVALILLAITLCVFVLLPRLFRRSVAKDN
- a CDS encoding choline/ethanolamine kinase family protein encodes the protein MIDQLKQYTLFENRTIDSFELMEMQGYCNENYLIHSEEKKYILRKFIRTDVDRKFEFAVQTLAFEKGVASEPLLLDEENVLAISAYVEGIHKESLEKNDLHQFAEVLKKVHTLKIDSDPLVLEPLFETKSKAVQEAFVTLGNFPSEYVLCHNDLNPRNVLFSETIQLIDWEDAAINDRYFDLASVCVEFNLDQESEAYFLRRYFTEEDEINDQKLKAYKIIYKALCTQWFENLESQKSIQQTPPPQGD
- a CDS encoding ATP-binding cassette domain-containing protein, with amino-acid sequence MLKITDVKFQYKNADDIYTYSMSVKPKEIVAILGQSGSGKSTLLDLLAGFLPAKSGSIMLDENELIDQTVEARPISILFQNHNLFEHLTVQKNILLGISKTLKSTHEELEKVKTILKEVGLEKYEHTLVSSLSGGQQQRVALARVLLRDAPILLLDEPFTGLDAHTRTEMLDLVKKITDENHLHTIMITHEIEDCERIANRVYKIENQKLVEQ